A region of Rhizobium grahamii DNA encodes the following proteins:
- a CDS encoding DUF6163 family protein, whose translation MDADSTMIPKRTLTSVLFLLFLRLIAIACFWFGLQYWAMLVGYSLVGAGRFDLLSLQWKVASTCLAVLFPVASLGLWLAVSWGPVVWVLAAGCQILMYGFLPETFGANRLVVLLHILVAIIYCVFRFLLWQEKRRRRQQVSVDLP comes from the coding sequence ATGGATGCTGATTCTACCATGATACCGAAGCGAACGCTGACGAGCGTGCTCTTCCTGCTGTTCCTCAGGCTGATCGCGATTGCGTGCTTCTGGTTCGGCTTGCAATATTGGGCGATGCTGGTTGGCTACTCGCTTGTCGGTGCCGGCAGGTTCGATCTTTTGAGCCTGCAGTGGAAGGTGGCAAGCACCTGTCTTGCGGTTCTTTTCCCTGTCGCGTCGCTAGGGCTATGGCTGGCGGTCTCATGGGGACCAGTTGTCTGGGTGCTCGCCGCGGGTTGCCAGATCCTCATGTATGGCTTTCTGCCGGAGACATTCGGCGCCAACCGACTTGTCGTGCTGCTGCACATTCTGGTGGCCATTATATACTGCGTCTTCCGTTTCCTGCTCTGGCAGGAGAAGCGCCGGCGCCGGCAGCAGGTAAGCGTTGATTTACCCTGA
- the ldtR gene encoding transcriptional regulator LdtR, translated as MNTKIKPQAVSNFREQQDLGIRDLYMESLHLVERLHRRLLDVIKDEFDRQGRSDVNAVQALLLFNIGNSELTAGELRSRGYYLGSNVSYNVKKLVDLGFINHQRSRIDRRSVRISLTETGQDIAETVAKLYERHIASIDKVGGIGTDEFTQMNKLLTRLDRFWNDQILYRL; from the coding sequence ATGAACACGAAAATCAAGCCGCAGGCGGTATCGAACTTCCGTGAACAGCAGGACCTGGGTATCCGTGATCTTTACATGGAATCCCTTCATCTTGTTGAACGTCTTCACCGCCGTCTCCTCGACGTCATCAAGGACGAGTTCGACCGTCAGGGTCGCAGCGACGTCAACGCCGTCCAGGCTCTTCTTCTCTTCAACATCGGCAATTCCGAGTTGACCGCCGGCGAACTTCGCTCCCGCGGTTACTACCTGGGCTCCAACGTTTCCTACAACGTCAAGAAGCTCGTCGACCTCGGCTTCATCAACCATCAGCGCTCGCGCATCGACCGTCGCTCGGTCCGCATCAGCCTGACGGAAACCGGCCAGGACATCGCGGAAACCGTTGCCAAGCTCTACGAACGCCACATTGCTTCGATCGACAAGGTCGGCGGCATCGGCACCGACGAGTTCACGCAGATGAACAAGCTGCTGACCCGTCTCGATCGCTTCTGGAACGACCAGATCCTGTATCGCCTCTGA
- a CDS encoding L,D-transpeptidase family protein, protein MSKKIGTEAFSRRAFLTSAAMIGAGALAAPALAQSAVDSLIAAPQRGDWDDQFDAKAASRTATAVVSNTPILGPQSVPSIQQAISQYQQIAAAGGWPEVTPSQQRLQIGVTDPSIQSLRQRLIVTGDLPREAGISSAFDSYVDGAVKRFQARHGLPADGVIGEFTLKAMNIPADVRLQQLNTNLIRIQTFPEDMGRRHVMVNIPAAYVEAVEDGSVATRHNAIVGRLSRPTHLVNSKIYEVILNPYWTAPRSIVEKDIVPLMRKDPTYLEKNSIRLIDGKGNEVAPETIDWNAEKAPNLMFRQDPGKINAMASTKINFYNKNGEYMHDTPQQGLFNKLMRFESSGCVRVQNVRDLTNWLLRDTPPWSRQQMEQVIASRVNTPIKLSEEVPVYFVYISAWGMPDGVVQFRDDIYQMDGNAELALDTTAGTEQPVQ, encoded by the coding sequence ATGTCGAAGAAAATCGGAACTGAAGCTTTCTCTCGGCGGGCGTTTTTGACGTCCGCGGCAATGATTGGTGCGGGTGCGCTCGCCGCTCCCGCGTTGGCGCAATCGGCTGTCGATTCGCTGATCGCTGCTCCGCAGCGCGGTGATTGGGACGATCAGTTCGATGCGAAGGCAGCGTCCCGTACGGCAACGGCGGTTGTTTCGAATACCCCGATCCTTGGTCCGCAGTCGGTCCCGAGCATCCAGCAGGCGATCTCCCAGTATCAGCAGATTGCCGCAGCCGGTGGGTGGCCCGAAGTCACTCCGAGCCAGCAGCGCCTCCAGATCGGCGTGACCGATCCGTCCATTCAAAGCCTGCGCCAGCGTCTGATCGTCACCGGCGATCTTCCACGCGAAGCCGGCATTTCCAGCGCTTTCGACTCCTATGTCGATGGCGCGGTGAAGCGCTTCCAGGCGCGTCATGGTTTGCCGGCAGACGGCGTCATCGGCGAGTTCACCCTGAAGGCGATGAACATTCCTGCCGATGTTCGCCTGCAGCAGCTGAACACCAACCTGATCCGCATCCAGACCTTCCCCGAGGACATGGGCCGTCGTCACGTGATGGTCAACATTCCGGCGGCCTATGTCGAAGCTGTTGAAGACGGCAGCGTCGCGACCCGCCACAATGCGATCGTCGGCCGCCTCAGCCGCCCGACCCATCTTGTCAACTCGAAGATCTACGAAGTCATCCTCAATCCTTACTGGACCGCGCCGCGCTCGATCGTCGAAAAGGACATCGTGCCGCTGATGCGCAAGGACCCGACCTATCTTGAGAAGAACTCCATTCGCCTGATCGACGGCAAGGGCAACGAGGTGGCGCCCGAGACGATCGACTGGAACGCCGAAAAGGCGCCGAACCTGATGTTCCGTCAGGATCCGGGCAAGATCAACGCAATGGCGTCGACCAAGATCAATTTCTACAACAAGAACGGCGAGTACATGCACGACACGCCGCAGCAGGGCCTGTTCAACAAGCTCATGCGTTTCGAGTCCTCGGGCTGCGTTCGCGTTCAGAACGTTCGCGATCTGACCAACTGGCTGCTGCGTGACACCCCGCCGTGGTCGCGCCAGCAGATGGAGCAGGTCATCGCCAGCCGTGTGAACACGCCGATCAAGCTCTCGGAAGAAGTGCCGGTCTACTTCGTCTACATTTCGGCCTGGGGCATGCCTGACGGCGTCGTTCAGTTCCGCGACGATATCTATCAGATGGACGGCAACGCCGAACTCGCTCTCGATACCACTGCGGGCACCGAACAGCCCGTTCAGTAA
- the glyA gene encoding serine hydroxymethyltransferase yields the protein MTNASTQTFFNRSLADTDPEIFGSIQKELGRQRHEIELIASENIVSRAVLEAQGSIMTNKYAEGYPGKRYYGGCQFVDIAEELAIERAKKLFGVNFANVQPNSGSQMNQAVFLALLQPGDTFMGLDLNSGGHLTHGSPVNMSGKWFNVVSYGVREGDNLLDMDDVAEKARTHKPKLIIAGGTAYSRIWDWKRFREIADEVGAYLMVDMAHIAGLVAGGQHPSPFPHCHVATTTTHKSLRGPRGGVILTNDEDLAKKFNSAVFPGLQGGPLMHIIAAKAVAFGEALQPEFKDYAAQIVKNAKALAETLIAGGLDVVSGGTDNHLMLVDLRKKNATGKRAEAALGRAYVTCNKNGIPFDPEKPFVTSGVRLGAPAGTTRGFKEAEFKEIGNLIVEVLDGLKAANSDEGNAGVEAAVRDKVVNLTNRFPMYDYIG from the coding sequence ATGACCAATGCTTCCACCCAGACCTTCTTCAATCGCTCGCTTGCCGATACCGATCCGGAAATCTTCGGTTCGATCCAAAAGGAACTCGGTCGCCAGCGTCACGAGATCGAGCTGATCGCTTCGGAAAACATCGTTTCCCGCGCGGTTCTGGAAGCCCAGGGCTCCATCATGACCAACAAGTACGCCGAGGGTTATCCGGGCAAGCGCTACTACGGTGGCTGCCAGTTCGTCGACATCGCCGAGGAACTTGCGATCGAACGCGCCAAGAAGCTCTTCGGCGTCAACTTCGCCAACGTTCAGCCGAACTCCGGTAGCCAAATGAACCAGGCCGTCTTCCTGGCGCTGCTGCAACCGGGCGACACCTTCATGGGTCTCGACCTCAACTCGGGCGGTCACCTGACCCACGGTTCGCCGGTCAACATGTCCGGCAAGTGGTTCAATGTCGTCTCCTACGGTGTTCGCGAAGGCGACAACCTGCTCGACATGGACGACGTCGCCGAAAAGGCACGCACCCACAAGCCGAAGCTGATCATCGCCGGCGGCACGGCTTACTCCCGTATCTGGGACTGGAAGCGTTTCCGCGAGATCGCCGATGAAGTCGGCGCCTACCTCATGGTCGACATGGCCCACATCGCCGGTCTCGTTGCCGGTGGCCAGCATCCGTCGCCGTTCCCGCACTGCCATGTTGCCACGACCACGACCCACAAGTCGCTGCGCGGCCCGCGCGGTGGTGTCATCCTGACGAACGACGAAGATCTGGCGAAGAAGTTCAACTCGGCTGTCTTCCCGGGTCTGCAGGGCGGTCCGCTCATGCACATCATCGCCGCCAAGGCCGTTGCCTTCGGTGAAGCGCTGCAGCCTGAGTTCAAGGACTACGCGGCCCAGATCGTCAAGAACGCCAAGGCGCTTGCCGAAACCCTGATCGCAGGCGGCCTCGATGTCGTCTCCGGCGGCACCGACAACCACCTGATGCTGGTCGACCTTCGCAAGAAGAACGCAACCGGCAAGCGTGCGGAAGCAGCGCTCGGCCGCGCCTACGTCACCTGCAACAAGAACGGCATCCCGTTCGACCCTGAAAAGCCCTTCGTCACATCGGGTGTCCGCCTCGGCGCGCCTGCTGGTACGACCCGCGGCTTCAAGGAAGCGGAATTCAAGGAAATCGGCAATCTCATCGTCGAGGTTCTCGATGGCCTGAAGGCCGCCAACTCCGACGAGGGCAATGCCGGCGTCGAAGCAGCCGTGCGGGATAAGGTGGTCAACTTGACCAACCGCTTCCCAATGTACGACTACATCGGCTAA
- the nrdR gene encoding transcriptional regulator NrdR produces MRCPFCGSEDTQVKDSRPAEDNTSIRRRRICPDCGGRFTTFERVQLRELMVVKKTGRKVPFDRDKLVKSFEIALRKRPVDRDRIERAVSGIVRRLESSGEVEIGSEQIGLQVLEALKSLDDVGFVRYASVYRDFSHAEDFEKVISEINAKIARDPLDN; encoded by the coding sequence ATGCGCTGCCCATTCTGCGGATCGGAAGACACACAGGTCAAGGATTCACGCCCGGCGGAGGACAATACGTCCATCCGCCGCAGGCGTATTTGTCCCGACTGCGGTGGTCGCTTCACCACCTTCGAGCGCGTGCAGCTGCGCGAACTCATGGTGGTCAAGAAGACCGGCCGCAAGGTGCCTTTCGACCGCGACAAGCTGGTAAAGTCCTTCGAGATCGCCCTGCGCAAGCGCCCCGTCGATCGTGATCGCATCGAGCGCGCGGTTTCCGGTATCGTCCGGCGGCTGGAAAGCTCGGGCGAGGTCGAAATCGGATCCGAGCAGATCGGCCTGCAAGTGCTTGAAGCCCTGAAAAGTCTCGACGATGTCGGTTTCGTTCGCTACGCCTCGGTCTACCGGGATTTCTCGCACGCCGAGGATTTCGAGAAGGTTATCTCCGAAATCAACGCCAAGATCGCCCGCGATCCCCTGGATAACTAG
- the ribD gene encoding bifunctional diaminohydroxyphosphoribosylaminopyrimidine deaminase/5-amino-6-(5-phosphoribosylamino)uracil reductase RibD — protein MSASEDDARFMQEAIRLGLLHLGQTSTNPSVGCVVVRDGQIVGRGTTAVGGRPHAEPQALAEAGDWAFGATAYVTLEPCSHHGKTPPCANALIASGVARVVISVTDPDPRVSGRGISMLRDAGIEVEAGLLEEEGKRSLAAYLTRQTKNRPYVILKLAVSADGMIGRKGGGQIAITGPLARAEVQKLRAETDAILVGIGTAIADDPLLTVRIPGLEDRSPIRIVLDEDLQLPLDSKLVSTARQVPVIVIAREPPRFDNSEDKAFLARRQALDEAGVEVVQSDPSRPEELLPALASRGISSVLVEGGARTAKLFLDAGYVDRILLYQGPGMIGQGGIESPVTKTDMPSGFLHRGTSIFGDDRLDEYEREV, from the coding sequence ATGAGCGCTTCGGAAGACGATGCGCGTTTCATGCAGGAGGCGATCCGGCTGGGTCTCCTGCATCTTGGCCAGACATCCACCAATCCGTCGGTCGGCTGCGTCGTCGTTCGTGACGGGCAGATCGTCGGGCGCGGCACCACGGCCGTCGGCGGTCGTCCGCATGCGGAGCCGCAGGCTCTGGCCGAAGCGGGTGATTGGGCATTCGGCGCCACTGCTTACGTCACGCTCGAACCCTGCTCGCATCATGGCAAGACGCCCCCCTGTGCCAACGCATTGATTGCCTCGGGCGTTGCTCGCGTCGTGATCAGCGTAACCGATCCCGATCCGCGCGTTTCCGGCAGGGGCATTTCCATGCTGCGCGATGCCGGCATCGAGGTCGAGGCCGGCCTTCTCGAAGAGGAAGGCAAGAGATCGCTTGCCGCCTACCTGACGCGGCAGACGAAGAACCGCCCCTATGTGATTCTCAAGCTTGCAGTTTCTGCAGATGGGATGATCGGTAGGAAGGGTGGGGGCCAGATTGCGATAACCGGTCCGCTTGCGCGCGCCGAGGTCCAGAAACTCCGCGCCGAGACCGATGCGATCCTCGTTGGCATCGGCACGGCAATCGCGGACGATCCGCTTTTGACCGTTCGTATCCCGGGCCTCGAGGATCGTTCGCCGATCCGAATCGTTCTCGACGAAGACCTGCAATTGCCGCTCGACAGCAAGCTTGTGTCGACGGCGCGGCAGGTGCCAGTGATCGTGATCGCGAGGGAGCCTCCGCGTTTCGACAACAGCGAGGACAAGGCTTTTCTCGCGCGTCGTCAGGCCCTGGACGAGGCGGGCGTCGAGGTCGTGCAAAGCGATCCTTCCCGGCCCGAGGAATTGCTGCCCGCACTTGCTTCCCGGGGTATTTCGTCGGTGCTTGTCGAAGGTGGGGCCAGAACGGCGAAGCTCTTTCTCGACGCCGGCTATGTCGATCGCATTCTTCTCTACCAGGGCCCGGGCATGATCGGGCAGGGCGGTATTGAATCGCCGGTAACGAAGACCGATATGCCATCGGGCTTCCTGCACAGGGGCACTTCCATATTTGGCGACGATCGCCTGGACGAATACGAAAGAGAAGTTTGA
- a CDS encoding riboflavin synthase: protein MFTGIVTDVGTIESVSPLKEGIKLRVATAYDPATIDMGASISHSGICLTVTGLPDEGSNGRWFEVEAWEEALRLTTVGTWKEGSRINLERSLKIGDELGGHIVSGHVDGKAEILSVTEEGDATRFRLRAPEHLAKFVAPKGSIALDGTSLTVNAVDGTDFDVLLIRHTLEVTTWGQRKAGDSVNFEVDTMARYAARLAEFPAAKSE from the coding sequence ATGTTTACCGGAATTGTCACCGACGTTGGCACGATCGAGTCCGTTTCCCCGTTGAAGGAAGGCATCAAGCTGCGTGTCGCCACGGCTTATGATCCCGCGACCATCGACATGGGCGCCTCGATCTCGCACTCCGGTATCTGCCTGACGGTCACCGGGCTGCCTGATGAAGGTAGCAATGGTCGCTGGTTCGAGGTGGAAGCCTGGGAAGAAGCGCTGCGGCTCACCACGGTCGGAACGTGGAAGGAAGGCAGCCGCATCAATCTCGAGCGTTCGCTGAAGATCGGTGACGAGTTGGGCGGTCATATCGTGTCAGGCCATGTCGACGGCAAGGCCGAGATTCTCTCCGTGACGGAGGAAGGTGATGCAACGCGGTTTCGCCTCCGCGCGCCGGAGCATCTTGCCAAGTTCGTTGCCCCCAAGGGCTCGATCGCCCTGGATGGCACATCGCTAACGGTCAACGCGGTCGACGGCACTGATTTTGACGTCCTGCTGATCCGCCACACGCTTGAGGTCACGACCTGGGGCCAGCGTAAGGCAGGCGACTCTGTCAATTTCGAAGTAGATACGATGGCACGCTACGCTGCCAGGCTGGCGGAATTTCCCGCAGCAAAGTCCGAGTAA
- the nusB gene encoding transcription antitermination factor NusB has translation MTNENSERPVKTANQRGAARLAAVQALYQMDIGGTGVLEIVAEYEAHRLGQELDGETYLKADASWFRSIVSGVVREQTRLDPLIASALQDDWALSRLDSTVRAILRAGVFEILERKDVPVAVIVTEYVEIAQAFFSEDEPKLVNAVLDRIAKQVRGDAKK, from the coding sequence ATGACGAACGAAAACTCGGAGCGTCCGGTCAAGACGGCCAACCAGCGAGGCGCTGCGCGTCTCGCCGCGGTTCAGGCGCTCTATCAGATGGACATCGGTGGAACCGGCGTCCTCGAGATTGTTGCTGAGTATGAAGCGCATCGCCTTGGTCAGGAGCTCGACGGTGAGACCTACCTGAAGGCCGATGCGTCCTGGTTCCGCTCCATCGTCTCGGGCGTGGTTCGCGAGCAGACGCGCCTCGATCCCTTGATCGCGTCCGCGCTGCAGGACGACTGGGCCTTGTCGCGTCTGGACAGCACGGTTCGCGCCATCCTGCGCGCCGGCGTGTTCGAAATACTCGAGCGCAAGGACGTGCCGGTTGCGGTCATCGTCACCGAATATGTAGAGATCGCTCAGGCCTTCTTCAGTGAAGATGAGCCGAAGCTGGTGAATGCGGTCCTTGATCGCATTGCCAAGCAGGTGCGCGGCGACGCCAAAAAATAG
- a CDS encoding sodium-translocating pyrophosphatase produces MTILLCVIACGLLSVVYAIWATRSVLSADQGNTRMQEIAGYIREGAQAYLTRQYKTIAIVGIVVFIVAWLLLSGTAAIGFLIGAVLSGAAGFIGMHVSVRANVRTAQAASHSLSAGLEIAFKSGAITGMLVAGLALLGVSIYFFVLTSVLGHESGSREVIDSLVALGFGASLISIFARLGGGIFTKGADVGGDLVGKVEAGIPEDDPRNPATIADNVGDNVGDCAGMAADLFETYAVSVVATMVLAAIFFAGTPTLETAMIYPLAICGACIITSIVGTFFVKLGSNGSIMGALYKGLIVTGLLSIVGLGLATSLTIGWGSVGTLGGVETTGTDLFICGLVGLVVTALIVVITEYYTGTNKRPVNSIAQASVTGHGTNVIQGLAVSLESTALPAIVIVGGILATYQLGGLFGTGIAVTAMLGIAGMIVALDAFGPVTDNAGGIAEMSHLPPEVRKSTDALDAVGNTTKAVTKGYAIGSAGLGALVLFAAYSYDLKYFAANGDKYPYFAGIGDISFDLSNPYVVAGLIFGGLIPYLFGGIAMTAVGRAAGAIVEEVRRQFKEKPGIMQGTERPDYGRAVDLLTKAAIREMIIPSLLPVLAPIVVYFGVLVISGSKASAFAALGASLLGVIINGLFVAISMTSGGGAWDNAKKSFEDGFVDKDGVRHMKGSEAHKASVTGDTVGDPYKDTAGPAVNPAIKITNIVALLLLAILA; encoded by the coding sequence ATGACCATTCTTTTATGCGTAATAGCATGCGGTCTGCTCTCGGTGGTTTATGCCATCTGGGCAACCCGGTCGGTGCTTTCAGCCGATCAGGGCAATACCCGCATGCAGGAGATCGCGGGCTATATCCGCGAGGGCGCGCAGGCCTATCTGACGCGTCAATACAAGACCATTGCCATCGTCGGTATCGTTGTCTTCATTGTAGCCTGGCTGCTACTCTCCGGCACGGCTGCAATCGGCTTCCTGATCGGAGCCGTTCTTTCTGGCGCTGCAGGCTTCATCGGCATGCACGTGTCTGTCCGGGCGAACGTCCGGACCGCGCAGGCCGCATCTCATAGTCTTTCTGCCGGCCTGGAAATTGCCTTCAAGTCTGGAGCCATCACCGGCATGCTCGTTGCCGGCTTGGCCCTTCTCGGCGTTTCCATCTACTTTTTCGTGCTTACCTCGGTGCTCGGACATGAGTCCGGCTCGCGTGAGGTGATCGACTCATTGGTCGCGCTCGGCTTCGGCGCGTCGCTGATCTCGATCTTCGCGCGTCTCGGCGGTGGTATTTTCACCAAGGGCGCCGACGTCGGCGGCGATCTCGTTGGCAAGGTCGAGGCTGGAATTCCGGAAGATGATCCGCGCAACCCGGCGACCATCGCTGATAACGTTGGCGACAACGTTGGCGATTGCGCAGGGATGGCGGCAGACCTTTTTGAGACATACGCTGTGTCGGTGGTCGCGACGATGGTTCTCGCCGCGATCTTCTTTGCGGGTACGCCGACTCTCGAGACGGCGATGATCTACCCGTTGGCCATTTGCGGCGCGTGCATCATCACCTCGATCGTCGGCACGTTCTTCGTCAAGCTCGGCAGCAACGGGTCGATCATGGGCGCTCTCTACAAGGGGCTCATCGTGACCGGCCTGCTGTCGATCGTCGGGCTTGGGCTTGCGACCTCGCTGACGATTGGATGGGGATCCGTCGGAACGCTCGGCGGTGTCGAGACGACGGGAACCGATCTCTTCATTTGCGGTCTGGTGGGTCTGGTCGTCACGGCATTGATCGTCGTGATCACCGAATACTACACCGGCACGAACAAGCGCCCGGTGAATTCGATCGCTCAGGCCTCGGTCACTGGCCACGGAACCAACGTCATCCAGGGGCTTGCCGTCTCGCTTGAATCGACGGCACTCCCGGCGATCGTCATCGTCGGCGGCATCCTGGCGACCTATCAGCTCGGCGGTCTTTTCGGCACCGGCATTGCCGTTACCGCCATGCTCGGGATTGCCGGCATGATCGTGGCTCTCGATGCCTTCGGTCCGGTGACGGACAACGCGGGTGGCATTGCGGAAATGTCCCATCTGCCGCCTGAAGTACGCAAGTCGACCGACGCGCTCGATGCTGTCGGCAATACGACGAAGGCCGTCACCAAGGGCTACGCGATCGGCTCGGCCGGTCTCGGCGCCCTGGTCCTGTTTGCCGCTTATTCTTACGATCTCAAGTACTTTGCCGCCAACGGCGACAAGTATCCGTATTTTGCAGGCATCGGCGACATTTCATTCGACCTCTCAAATCCCTATGTCGTCGCCGGATTGATCTTCGGTGGCCTCATCCCCTATCTCTTCGGTGGCATCGCAATGACGGCGGTCGGTCGCGCGGCCGGTGCCATCGTCGAAGAGGTTCGCCGGCAGTTCAAGGAGAAGCCCGGCATCATGCAGGGCACCGAGCGGCCTGACTACGGCAGGGCCGTGGACCTTCTGACGAAGGCGGCGATCCGGGAAATGATCATTCCGTCGCTCCTGCCTGTTCTCGCGCCTATTGTCGTCTACTTCGGCGTGCTGGTGATCTCGGGCTCCAAGGCATCTGCCTTCGCAGCGCTCGGCGCATCGCTCCTCGGCGTGATCATCAACGGTCTCTTCGTCGCAATCTCGATGACCTCGGGCGGCGGCGCATGGGACAATGCCAAGAAGTCCTTCGAGGACGGTTTCGTCGACAAGGACGGCGTTCGCCACATGAAGGGATCGGAAGCCCACAAGGCTTCAGTGACCGGCGATACTGTCGGCGACCCCTACAAGGATACGGCCGGTCCTGCCGTGAACCCGGCGATCAAGATCACCAACATCGTCGCGCTGCTTCTGCTGGCAATTCTGGCGTAA
- a CDS encoding outer membrane protein assembly factor BamE translates to MSLKKRYFKSDKKFLSNAAIAIMIASAGLSGCQTGTVLNGGYVADEQSLNLVPEGSSREQVLLSLGTPSTTATFDGEVFYYISQRRERSVAFQKLRVVDQSVLAIYFDKDGVVARRANYTLQDGKVFDTVTRVTPTGGKDLTFLQQLLSGGSAANMAKGLFGTSTQASPQNPGSLR, encoded by the coding sequence ATGTCGTTGAAGAAACGGTATTTCAAGTCTGACAAAAAATTCCTCAGCAATGCCGCCATTGCCATCATGATCGCTTCCGCCGGGTTGTCCGGCTGCCAGACCGGCACCGTCCTGAACGGCGGTTATGTTGCCGACGAGCAGTCTCTCAATCTTGTCCCGGAAGGATCGAGCCGCGAGCAGGTCCTTCTTTCGCTCGGTACGCCGTCGACCACGGCGACCTTCGACGGCGAGGTCTTCTACTATATTTCCCAGCGCCGCGAGCGCTCGGTCGCGTTCCAGAAGCTGCGGGTCGTCGACCAGAGCGTTCTGGCGATCTATTTCGACAAGGACGGCGTCGTCGCGCGTCGCGCGAACTACACCCTCCAGGATGGCAAGGTCTTCGATACCGTCACGCGCGTCACGCCAACGGGCGGCAAGGATCTTACCTTCCTGCAGCAGCTGCTTTCCGGTGGCAGCGCCGCGAATATGGCCAAGGGCCTCTTCGGCACCAGCACCCAGGCCTCGCCGCAGAACCCCGGCAGCCTTCGCTAA
- a CDS encoding ubiquinol-cytochrome C chaperone family protein, whose amino-acid sequence MQQGRTLLGAKNEAFPEKTMIFGLFGKKNNNQAIVDRQYATLTSAARMPGFYEHQNVPDTVMGRFEMLSAVMILFFRRTRASQTSGQELAQEIVDAFFEDIDYSIRELGIGDNTVPKRMKKLAGMFYGRLESYSKAMDAGDAEALATALGRNIHPKAVEAIDMSGLAGWMFQAEAHLSAQSEDVIATGSATLPAVA is encoded by the coding sequence ATGCAACAAGGCCGGACGCTGCTTGGCGCGAAGAATGAGGCCTTTCCGGAAAAAACAATGATCTTCGGGCTCTTTGGCAAGAAAAACAACAATCAAGCAATCGTCGACCGACAATATGCGACGCTGACATCGGCTGCGCGCATGCCGGGTTTCTACGAGCATCAGAACGTCCCCGACACTGTCATGGGACGCTTCGAGATGCTGTCGGCCGTGATGATCCTGTTCTTTCGCAGGACACGTGCCTCGCAGACAAGCGGTCAGGAACTTGCTCAGGAAATTGTCGATGCCTTCTTCGAGGACATCGACTACTCCATTCGCGAGCTAGGTATCGGCGACAATACTGTGCCGAAGCGCATGAAGAAGCTGGCGGGGATGTTTTACGGCCGGCTCGAATCCTATTCGAAGGCCATGGATGCTGGAGACGCCGAGGCCTTGGCAACCGCCCTCGGGCGCAATATTCACCCCAAGGCGGTCGAAGCGATCGATATGAGCGGTTTGGCCGGTTGGATGTTTCAGGCCGAAGCGCATCTGTCCGCTCAGTCCGAAGACGTGATCGCAACGGGCTCGGCAACGCTCCCGGCCGTTGCGTGA
- a CDS encoding YceD family protein has product MTKSHDEVPFSYLVKVGHISANPVDVHLEADARELKALAETWDVLSVEALRADLQISRWKRDGVRVKGRVKANIVQECVVTLEPVPSAIDETFEQIFVPENSKLARRPANDAGEMVLDPDGPDLPESFVGDTIDAGEVVTEFAALAIDPYPRKEGIEFDGHIEDTGENDKKPSAFAVLKDWKKD; this is encoded by the coding sequence ATGACGAAATCACACGACGAAGTACCCTTTTCCTACCTCGTGAAGGTCGGCCACATCTCCGCCAATCCGGTTGATGTGCACCTTGAGGCTGATGCAAGGGAGCTGAAGGCACTGGCAGAGACATGGGATGTGCTTTCGGTCGAAGCCCTCCGCGCCGACCTGCAGATTTCCCGCTGGAAGCGCGACGGCGTGCGCGTGAAGGGCAGGGTTAAGGCGAATATCGTCCAGGAATGCGTCGTCACCCTGGAGCCCGTGCCGTCGGCAATCGACGAAACCTTCGAGCAGATCTTCGTTCCCGAGAATTCGAAGCTGGCGCGTCGCCCGGCAAATGATGCCGGCGAAATGGTCCTTGATCCCGATGGCCCCGATTTGCCGGAAAGCTTCGTCGGCGATACGATTGATGCGGGAGAGGTGGTTACGGAGTTCGCTGCCCTGGCGATCGATCCTTACCCGCGCAAGGAGGGGATCGAGTTCGACGGTCACATAGAGGACACAGGCGAGAACGATAAAAAGCCATCCGCCTTTGCCGTGCTGAAGGACTGGAAAAAGGACTGA